One window of the Epinephelus moara isolate mb chromosome 22, YSFRI_EMoa_1.0, whole genome shotgun sequence genome contains the following:
- the LOC126384323 gene encoding bcl-2/adenovirus E1B 19 kDa-interacting protein 2-like protein isoform X2, with the protein MDHTYHATGENEPEPSSARKRRRNFTPCDALSAALFLLMIYLPNDGSSSTESHSVHSASLLARSASNTWSSSSVCSGSNRNNMESREEEQEEDTRRSSLEDIVSNTTDTTTTATTTITDTTSTANTTAAANGTLTTTMSPAAPPDDQTEDEEDEVEEVEGKETGELVNDVMAAAAGAESAGMESKDVSTADKEGEPEQQSHLHTGAVEDEFVTEQKASTPTADRPAPPSSLALSRPTKKKVLVAPALSLSLDRSESTISDDFPSAFLSPSLGDDDDTGLDFDLDAMETPSDSESLPFPIYDLDLEDDLRRLGVASRRRRAPGFSPRYRFDSQTGSAPGMDQSELGALEREDMVDSQGTRWRCFSTGVPPQESRVNMSILEPFLRVLSHGGYYGDGMNDIIVFSSCYLPQNSLENYQNVMDNLFRYVVGTLDLMVAENYVIVYLCAGGQKDKLPGISWLRECYTTINRRLRKNLKGFYVVHPTWYIKALITIIKPFISSKFSRKLQFVNSLQDLSHFIPTEHVQIPDCVTQYDRSLTR; encoded by the exons atggaccacacttaccacgcaacaggagagaatgaacccgaaccgtcatctgcgaggaaaagaagacgcaacttcactccttgtgatgcactctctgcggcgcttttcctcctgatgatatatctccccaacgatggtagcagtagcaccgaatcccattctgtgcattcagcctctcttctcgcccgctcagcatcaaacacatggagttcctcatctgtatgctccggctcaaacag GAACAACATGGAGTCCAGAGaggaagaacaagaagaagacaCCCGCAG GTCATCTCTGGAAGACATCGTAAGTAATACTACTGATACTACGACTACTGCAACTACTACTATTACTGATACTACCAGCACTGCTAATACTACTGCAGCTGCTAATGGTACTTTAACAACCACCATGAGTCCTGCTGCACCACCTGATGATCAGACAG AAGATGAGGAGGACGAAGTGGAGGAGGTTGAGGGCAAGGAAACTGGTGAACTGGTCAATGAtgtcatggcagcagcagcaggtgctgAGTCAGCAGGTATGGAGAGCAAAGATGTTTCAACTGCAGACAAAGAGG GTGAGCCAGAGCAGCAGTCTCACCTCCACACAG GAGCTGTTGAAGACGAGTTTGTCACAGAACAGAAAGCATCCACGCCAACCGCAGACCGGCCAG CTCCTCCCAGCAGTCTGGCCTTGTCACGACCAACGAAGAAGAAAGTCCTGGTGGCTCCAGCTCTCAGTTTGTCTTTAG ATCGCAGTGAGTCTACAATTTCAGATGACTTCCCCTCAGCCTTTCTCTCCCCTTCACTTGGAGACGATGATGACACGGGGCTGGACTTTGACCTGGACGCCATGGAAACGCCCTCTGACAGCGAATCACTGCCCTTCCCCATCTACGACCTGGACCTGGAAG ACGACCTGCGGCGTCTCGGCGTGGCATCCCGGCGTCGCAGAGCGCCTGGCTTCAGTCCCAGGTACAGGTTCGACTCACAGACCGGTTCTGCACCGGGGATGGACCAGAGTGAACTGGGAGCTCTGGAACGGGAGGACATGGTGGACAGTCAAGGCACCAGGTGGCGCTGTTTCTCCACAGGTGTTCCTCCTCAGGAGAGCCGGGTAAACATGAGCATCCTGGAGCCATTCCTCAGGGTGCTGTCACACGGAG GTTACTATGGAGACGGTATGAATGACATCATCGTGTTTTCTTCCTGTTACCTGCCGCAGAATAGTCTGGAAAATTACCAGAATGTGATGGATAACCTGTTCAG gtatGTGGTGGGAACTCTGGATCTGATGGTTGCAGAAAACTATGTGATTGTGTATCTTTGTGCCGGAGGGCAGAAAGACAAACTGCCAGGAATCAGCTGGCTGAGGGAGTGTTACACCACCATCAACAGGAG gttgaGGAAGAACCTGAAGGGTTTCTACGTGGTTCATCCCACCTGGTACATCAAAGCcctcatcaccatcatcaaacCCTTCATCAG ctctaAGTTCAGCAGGAAGCTCCAGTTCGTCAACAGCCTCCAGGATCTCTCTCACTTTATCCCCACTGAGCACGTGCAGATCCCAGATTGTGTCACACA
- the LOC126384323 gene encoding BCL2/adenovirus E1B 19 kDa protein-interacting protein 2-like isoform X3 — protein sequence MDHTYHATGENEPEPSSARKRRRNFTPCDALSAALFLLMIYLPNDGSSSTESHSVHSASLLARSASNTWSSSSVCSGSNRNNMESREEEQEEDTRRSSLEDIVSNTTDTTTTATTTITDTTSTANTTAAANGTLTTTMSPAAPPDDQTEDEEDEVEEVEGKETGELVNDVMAAAAGAESAAGEPEQQSHLHTGAVEDEFVTEQKASTPTADRPAPPSSLALSRPTKKKVLVAPALSLSLDRSESTISDDFPSAFLSPSLGDDDDTGLDFDLDAMETPSDSESLPFPIYDLDLEDDLRRLGVASRRRRAPGFSPRYRFDSQTGSAPGMDQSELGALEREDMVDSQGTRWRCFSTGVPPQESRVNMSILEPFLRVLSHGGYYGDGMNDIIVFSSCYLPQNSLENYQNVMDNLFRYVVGTLDLMVAENYVIVYLCAGGQKDKLPGISWLRECYTTINRRLRKNLKGFYVVHPTWYIKALITIIKPFISSKFSRKLQFVNSLQDLSHFIPTEHVQIPDCVTQYDRSLTR from the exons atggaccacacttaccacgcaacaggagagaatgaacccgaaccgtcatctgcgaggaaaagaagacgcaacttcactccttgtgatgcactctctgcggcgcttttcctcctgatgatatatctccccaacgatggtagcagtagcaccgaatcccattctgtgcattcagcctctcttctcgcccgctcagcatcaaacacatggagttcctcatctgtatgctccggctcaaacag GAACAACATGGAGTCCAGAGaggaagaacaagaagaagacaCCCGCAG GTCATCTCTGGAAGACATCGTAAGTAATACTACTGATACTACGACTACTGCAACTACTACTATTACTGATACTACCAGCACTGCTAATACTACTGCAGCTGCTAATGGTACTTTAACAACCACCATGAGTCCTGCTGCACCACCTGATGATCAGACAG AAGATGAGGAGGACGAAGTGGAGGAGGTTGAGGGCAAGGAAACTGGTGAACTGGTCAATGAtgtcatggcagcagcagcaggtgctgAGTCAGCAG CAGGTGAGCCAGAGCAGCAGTCTCACCTCCACACAG GAGCTGTTGAAGACGAGTTTGTCACAGAACAGAAAGCATCCACGCCAACCGCAGACCGGCCAG CTCCTCCCAGCAGTCTGGCCTTGTCACGACCAACGAAGAAGAAAGTCCTGGTGGCTCCAGCTCTCAGTTTGTCTTTAG ATCGCAGTGAGTCTACAATTTCAGATGACTTCCCCTCAGCCTTTCTCTCCCCTTCACTTGGAGACGATGATGACACGGGGCTGGACTTTGACCTGGACGCCATGGAAACGCCCTCTGACAGCGAATCACTGCCCTTCCCCATCTACGACCTGGACCTGGAAG ACGACCTGCGGCGTCTCGGCGTGGCATCCCGGCGTCGCAGAGCGCCTGGCTTCAGTCCCAGGTACAGGTTCGACTCACAGACCGGTTCTGCACCGGGGATGGACCAGAGTGAACTGGGAGCTCTGGAACGGGAGGACATGGTGGACAGTCAAGGCACCAGGTGGCGCTGTTTCTCCACAGGTGTTCCTCCTCAGGAGAGCCGGGTAAACATGAGCATCCTGGAGCCATTCCTCAGGGTGCTGTCACACGGAG GTTACTATGGAGACGGTATGAATGACATCATCGTGTTTTCTTCCTGTTACCTGCCGCAGAATAGTCTGGAAAATTACCAGAATGTGATGGATAACCTGTTCAG gtatGTGGTGGGAACTCTGGATCTGATGGTTGCAGAAAACTATGTGATTGTGTATCTTTGTGCCGGAGGGCAGAAAGACAAACTGCCAGGAATCAGCTGGCTGAGGGAGTGTTACACCACCATCAACAGGAG gttgaGGAAGAACCTGAAGGGTTTCTACGTGGTTCATCCCACCTGGTACATCAAAGCcctcatcaccatcatcaaacCCTTCATCAG ctctaAGTTCAGCAGGAAGCTCCAGTTCGTCAACAGCCTCCAGGATCTCTCTCACTTTATCCCCACTGAGCACGTGCAGATCCCAGATTGTGTCACACA
- the LOC126384323 gene encoding bcl-2/adenovirus E1B 19 kDa-interacting protein 2-like protein isoform X1: MDHTYHATGENEPEPSSARKRRRNFTPCDALSAALFLLMIYLPNDGSSSTESHSVHSASLLARSASNTWSSSSVCSGSNRNNMESREEEQEEDTRRSSLEDIVSNTTDTTTTATTTITDTTSTANTTAAANGTLTTTMSPAAPPDDQTEDEEDEVEEVEGKETGELVNDVMAAAAGAESAGMESKDVSTADKEAGEPEQQSHLHTGAVEDEFVTEQKASTPTADRPAPPSSLALSRPTKKKVLVAPALSLSLDRSESTISDDFPSAFLSPSLGDDDDTGLDFDLDAMETPSDSESLPFPIYDLDLEDDLRRLGVASRRRRAPGFSPRYRFDSQTGSAPGMDQSELGALEREDMVDSQGTRWRCFSTGVPPQESRVNMSILEPFLRVLSHGGYYGDGMNDIIVFSSCYLPQNSLENYQNVMDNLFRYVVGTLDLMVAENYVIVYLCAGGQKDKLPGISWLRECYTTINRRLRKNLKGFYVVHPTWYIKALITIIKPFISSKFSRKLQFVNSLQDLSHFIPTEHVQIPDCVTQYDRSLTR, encoded by the exons atggaccacacttaccacgcaacaggagagaatgaacccgaaccgtcatctgcgaggaaaagaagacgcaacttcactccttgtgatgcactctctgcggcgcttttcctcctgatgatatatctccccaacgatggtagcagtagcaccgaatcccattctgtgcattcagcctctcttctcgcccgctcagcatcaaacacatggagttcctcatctgtatgctccggctcaaacag GAACAACATGGAGTCCAGAGaggaagaacaagaagaagacaCCCGCAG GTCATCTCTGGAAGACATCGTAAGTAATACTACTGATACTACGACTACTGCAACTACTACTATTACTGATACTACCAGCACTGCTAATACTACTGCAGCTGCTAATGGTACTTTAACAACCACCATGAGTCCTGCTGCACCACCTGATGATCAGACAG AAGATGAGGAGGACGAAGTGGAGGAGGTTGAGGGCAAGGAAACTGGTGAACTGGTCAATGAtgtcatggcagcagcagcaggtgctgAGTCAGCAGGTATGGAGAGCAAAGATGTTTCAACTGCAGACAAAGAGG CAGGTGAGCCAGAGCAGCAGTCTCACCTCCACACAG GAGCTGTTGAAGACGAGTTTGTCACAGAACAGAAAGCATCCACGCCAACCGCAGACCGGCCAG CTCCTCCCAGCAGTCTGGCCTTGTCACGACCAACGAAGAAGAAAGTCCTGGTGGCTCCAGCTCTCAGTTTGTCTTTAG ATCGCAGTGAGTCTACAATTTCAGATGACTTCCCCTCAGCCTTTCTCTCCCCTTCACTTGGAGACGATGATGACACGGGGCTGGACTTTGACCTGGACGCCATGGAAACGCCCTCTGACAGCGAATCACTGCCCTTCCCCATCTACGACCTGGACCTGGAAG ACGACCTGCGGCGTCTCGGCGTGGCATCCCGGCGTCGCAGAGCGCCTGGCTTCAGTCCCAGGTACAGGTTCGACTCACAGACCGGTTCTGCACCGGGGATGGACCAGAGTGAACTGGGAGCTCTGGAACGGGAGGACATGGTGGACAGTCAAGGCACCAGGTGGCGCTGTTTCTCCACAGGTGTTCCTCCTCAGGAGAGCCGGGTAAACATGAGCATCCTGGAGCCATTCCTCAGGGTGCTGTCACACGGAG GTTACTATGGAGACGGTATGAATGACATCATCGTGTTTTCTTCCTGTTACCTGCCGCAGAATAGTCTGGAAAATTACCAGAATGTGATGGATAACCTGTTCAG gtatGTGGTGGGAACTCTGGATCTGATGGTTGCAGAAAACTATGTGATTGTGTATCTTTGTGCCGGAGGGCAGAAAGACAAACTGCCAGGAATCAGCTGGCTGAGGGAGTGTTACACCACCATCAACAGGAG gttgaGGAAGAACCTGAAGGGTTTCTACGTGGTTCATCCCACCTGGTACATCAAAGCcctcatcaccatcatcaaacCCTTCATCAG ctctaAGTTCAGCAGGAAGCTCCAGTTCGTCAACAGCCTCCAGGATCTCTCTCACTTTATCCCCACTGAGCACGTGCAGATCCCAGATTGTGTCACACA
- the LOC126384323 gene encoding BCL2/adenovirus E1B 19 kDa protein-interacting protein 2-like isoform X4, which yields MESREEEQEEDTRRSSLEDIVSNTTDTTTTATTTITDTTSTANTTAAANGTLTTTMSPAAPPDDQTEDEEDEVEEVEGKETGELVNDVMAAAAGAESAGMESKDVSTADKEAGEPEQQSHLHTGAVEDEFVTEQKASTPTADRPAPPSSLALSRPTKKKVLVAPALSLSLDRSESTISDDFPSAFLSPSLGDDDDTGLDFDLDAMETPSDSESLPFPIYDLDLEDDLRRLGVASRRRRAPGFSPRYRFDSQTGSAPGMDQSELGALEREDMVDSQGTRWRCFSTGVPPQESRVNMSILEPFLRVLSHGGYYGDGMNDIIVFSSCYLPQNSLENYQNVMDNLFRYVVGTLDLMVAENYVIVYLCAGGQKDKLPGISWLRECYTTINRRLRKNLKGFYVVHPTWYIKALITIIKPFISSKFSRKLQFVNSLQDLSHFIPTEHVQIPDCVTQYDRSLTR from the exons ATGGAGTCCAGAGaggaagaacaagaagaagacaCCCGCAG GTCATCTCTGGAAGACATCGTAAGTAATACTACTGATACTACGACTACTGCAACTACTACTATTACTGATACTACCAGCACTGCTAATACTACTGCAGCTGCTAATGGTACTTTAACAACCACCATGAGTCCTGCTGCACCACCTGATGATCAGACAG AAGATGAGGAGGACGAAGTGGAGGAGGTTGAGGGCAAGGAAACTGGTGAACTGGTCAATGAtgtcatggcagcagcagcaggtgctgAGTCAGCAGGTATGGAGAGCAAAGATGTTTCAACTGCAGACAAAGAGG CAGGTGAGCCAGAGCAGCAGTCTCACCTCCACACAG GAGCTGTTGAAGACGAGTTTGTCACAGAACAGAAAGCATCCACGCCAACCGCAGACCGGCCAG CTCCTCCCAGCAGTCTGGCCTTGTCACGACCAACGAAGAAGAAAGTCCTGGTGGCTCCAGCTCTCAGTTTGTCTTTAG ATCGCAGTGAGTCTACAATTTCAGATGACTTCCCCTCAGCCTTTCTCTCCCCTTCACTTGGAGACGATGATGACACGGGGCTGGACTTTGACCTGGACGCCATGGAAACGCCCTCTGACAGCGAATCACTGCCCTTCCCCATCTACGACCTGGACCTGGAAG ACGACCTGCGGCGTCTCGGCGTGGCATCCCGGCGTCGCAGAGCGCCTGGCTTCAGTCCCAGGTACAGGTTCGACTCACAGACCGGTTCTGCACCGGGGATGGACCAGAGTGAACTGGGAGCTCTGGAACGGGAGGACATGGTGGACAGTCAAGGCACCAGGTGGCGCTGTTTCTCCACAGGTGTTCCTCCTCAGGAGAGCCGGGTAAACATGAGCATCCTGGAGCCATTCCTCAGGGTGCTGTCACACGGAG GTTACTATGGAGACGGTATGAATGACATCATCGTGTTTTCTTCCTGTTACCTGCCGCAGAATAGTCTGGAAAATTACCAGAATGTGATGGATAACCTGTTCAG gtatGTGGTGGGAACTCTGGATCTGATGGTTGCAGAAAACTATGTGATTGTGTATCTTTGTGCCGGAGGGCAGAAAGACAAACTGCCAGGAATCAGCTGGCTGAGGGAGTGTTACACCACCATCAACAGGAG gttgaGGAAGAACCTGAAGGGTTTCTACGTGGTTCATCCCACCTGGTACATCAAAGCcctcatcaccatcatcaaacCCTTCATCAG ctctaAGTTCAGCAGGAAGCTCCAGTTCGTCAACAGCCTCCAGGATCTCTCTCACTTTATCCCCACTGAGCACGTGCAGATCCCAGATTGTGTCACACA